A genomic window from Salvelinus namaycush isolate Seneca chromosome 5, SaNama_1.0, whole genome shotgun sequence includes:
- the tbc1d10c gene encoding apoptotic chromatin condensation inducer in the nucleus encodes MLSASTPTQTPPSGEDSSGSDRGSEVSVGAPATETDRFGFILGNGSTAGSEGPPPELVRQREAKWINIISQWDRVLLKKSSKVKEQCQKGIPASLRAKCWPLLCGATDRMRHNKDLYQTLDSRPALQSWVDVIERDLDRQFPFHEMFLSRDGHGQRGLFRVLKAFTQLKPEEGYCQAQGPVAAVLLMNMPTEQAFWCLVQISEQYLPGYYSPLLEGVLFDAAMLTRVLKRTCPAAHKHLQRHGVEPLMFATDWLMCLFTRHLPFNTLLRVWDLFFCYGVRVLFQVAVVLVRRALGRVEQREACEGQMETLERLRGVREQVQQEDDTFIAEVCSVPLSSKDLERQTERELEKWRMERPASTFDPRGRCHGYRMAWARVQEREEERNRKERKKGNLSLPLIRSPSLLSLSPSLLRKRWMTGSRTDIGEWEGEGREVGKVSEEVWEERSEGGNLRRRSEMDGSPVRAPGVPRPPTEDRAPVETREPLEHKESLEQEDRRQKTQLTPDSDGEPSQQRQLTSDHSVTSQGQGGEQGGFSQTPVSEQHSDRQTQETDHSKDTMQRQEVLNKQSTASANIITVHIATETKGEAEKSKETETHAEAKTEEETAPHTHTELKTYTEAKTEEETAPHTELKTYTEAKTEEETAPHTHTELKTYTEAKTEEETAPHTELKTYTEAKTEEETAPHTDTELKTYTEAKTEEETAPHTELKTYTEAKTEEETAPHTDTELKTYTEAKTEEETAPHTDLKTYIEAKTEEEMEAEVQKGLHTDKSVETETDMGSKETATQTDVNTDTETATQTDVNTDTETATQTDVNTDTETDTQQEADVNLEAETDTGSLTERDKGTDTDTHTDKEIQARTEIHSHKGTETHTDEKSEAERETALETHTEPERQEENESAMHIEADTRVEAETDLGSQIEAETQMDKESEIQVDVYIGIETRTEKATDTNTGIETTMESPHDIQRHTETAKTEVQYTEPSSIIPANQSQVSPELTSTTEPAEERDSSEQKLPEKPQSPVTIHPGQETQKVRESEGEKASTDILPPLHQRESLTGDFPHIPDNPKSQSQSESPPPADSKADSGNSVSTQIDVSSQRTTPCDGPWATPSGDFRLCKSSSSRRLTRRLSEDLFTNPNQSQPTFTQSNQSNIGFIQSNQPQPTSPIQVPKHPESPKRVTGSNPDTVPPQTGPTDTPRLFGLFRRLKGEQPRPDKEKGEHKVPIPQILIQDFSDGTGEGSTVRGEEEENLSSRERRRRRREQERREKEEDKLQKKREKELEKERKRERRKPQTRGKSFQVLHSSVPLPGNSGSQTFGSKRNSTPSMETYF; translated from the exons ATGCTGAGTGCGTCCACCCCGACCCAGACGCCCCCAAGCGGAGAGGACAGTTCTGGTTCTGACAGGGGGTCAGAGGTCAGTGTTGGAGCTCCAGCCACAGAGACAGACCGCTTCGGCTTCATCCTGGGGAATGGATCCACTGCTGG GAGTGAAGGCCCGCCCCCTGAGCTCGTTAGACAAAGAGAGGCCAAATGGATCAACATCATAAGCCAATGGGATCGTGTCTTACTAAAAAAGTCCAGTAAG GTCAAAGAGCAGTGTCAGAAAGGCATCCCAGCATCCCTCAGGGCTAAGTGTTGGCCACTGCTGTGTGGCGCCACAGACAGAATGCGCCACAACAAGGACCTCTATCAG ACTCTGGACTCCAGACCCGCACTACAGAGCTGGGTGGACGTTATAGAGAGAGACTTAGACCGCCAGTTCCCCTTCCATGAGATGTTCCTCTCCAGAGACGGCCATGG ACAGCGTGGTCTGTTCCGGGTGCTGAAGGCCTTTACTCAGCTGAAGCCTGAGGAGGGTTACTGCCAGGCCCAGGGACCTGTAGCAGCTGTACTGCTGATGAACATGCCTACTGAG CAGGCATTCTGGTGTCTGGTGCAGATCAGTGAACAGTACCTCCCTGGCTACTACAGTCCCCTTCTG GAGGGGGTTCTCTTTGACGCAGCCATGCTGACCAGGGTGCTGAAGAGGACGTGTCCCGCGGCTCACAAGCACCTGCAGAGACACGGCGTGGAGCCTCTGATGTTCGCCACCGATTGGTTGATGTGCCTGTTCACACGCCACCTACCCTTTAACACCCTGCTCAGGGTCTGGGACCTGTTCTTCTGCTACG GAGTGCGTGTGTTGTTCCAGGTGGCGGTGGTGTTGGTGCGCAGGGCTCTGGGCCGGGTGGAGCAGAGGGAGGCGTGCGAGGGCCAGATGGAGACTCTGGAGAGGCTGAGGGGTGTGAGGGAGCAGGTGCAGCAGGAGGACGATACTTTCATTGCAGAG GTGTGTTCTGTCCCCCTGTCAAGTAAGGATCtggagaggcagacggagagagagctggagaagTGGAGAATGGAACGGCCCGCCTCCACCTTTGATCCCCGGGGTCGTTGCCACGGATATCGGATGGCGTGGGCGAGGGTtcaagagagggaggaggagaggaacaggaaggagaggaagaaagggaACCTGTCCCTCCCTCTGATTCGCtcgccctccctcctctctctctctccctcgctcctccGCAAGAGGTGGATGACAGGGAGTAGGACAGACATAGGGGAGTGGGAGGGAGAAGGCAGAGAGGTAGGGAAGGTTTCAGAGGAGGTGTGGGAGGAGAGAAGCGAGGGAGGGAATCTGAGGAGAAGAAGTGAGATGGATGGTAGTCCAGTGAGGGCTCCGGGTGTTCCACGTCCACCTACAGAGGACAGGGCCCCAGTGGAAACGAGAGAACCGTTAGAACACAAAGAATCCTTAGAACAGGAGGACAGAAGACAGAAAACCCAGCTGACCCCAGATTCAGACGGAGAACCTTCCCAGCAGCGTCAGCTCACCTCTGACCACAGCGTCACCTCACAGGGCCAGGGAGGGGAGCAGGGGGGTTTCAGCCAGACACCGGTCTCTGAGCAGCAcagcgacagacagacacaggaaactgATCACAGTAAAGACACCATGCAAAGACAGGAAGTACTGAACAAACAGTCAACAGCGAGTGCAAATATCATCACAGTGCATATAGCGACAGAGACGAAGGGTGAGGCAGAGAAAAGcaaggagacagagacacatgCAGAAGCAAAGACAGAGGAGGAAactgctccacacacacacacagaactgaaGACATACACAGAAGCAAAGACAGAGGAGGAAACTGCTCCACACACAGAACTGAAGACATACACAGAAGCAAAGACAGAGGAGGAAactgctccacacacacacacagaactgaaGACATACACAGAAGCAAAGACAGAGGAGGAAACTGCTCCACACACAGAACTGAAGACATACACAGAAGCAAAGACAGAGGAGGAAACtgctccacacacagacacagaactgaAGACATACACAGAAGCAAAGACAGAGGAGGAAACTGCTCCACACACAGAACTGAAGACATACACAGAAGCAAAGACAGAGGAGGAAACtgctccacacacagacacagaactgaAGACATACACAGAAGCAAAGACAGAGGAGGAAACTGCTCCACACACAGACCTGAAGACATACATTGAAGCAAAGACAGAGGAGGAAATGGAGGCAGAGGTACAGAAAGGACTACACACAGATAAAAGTGTAGAGACCGAGACGGACATGGGGTCAAAAGAGACAGCGACTCAAACAGATGTGaatacagacacagagacagcgaCTCAAACAGATGTGaatacagacacagagacagcgaCTCAAACAGATGTGAATACAGACACGGAGACAGACACACAACAAGAGGCAGATGTAAACTTGGAGGCAGAAACAGACACGGGCTCACTGACCGAGAGAGACAAAggcactgacacagacacacacaccgacaagGAGATACAGGCACGTACAGAGATCCATTCACACAAAGGGACAGAGACGCACACAGATGAAAAatctgaggcagagagagaaacggCGTTAGAGACACATacagaaccagagagacaggaagaaaaCGAGTCAGCGATGCACATAGAGGCAGACACAAGAGTAGAGGCAGAGACAGACTTGGGGTCACAGATTGAGGCAGAAACACAGATGGACAAAGAATCAGAGATACAGGTAGATGTATACATAGGGATTGAGACGCGCACAGAGAAAGCCACTGACACAAACACAGGGATAGAGACGACCATGGAGTCTCCACATGACattcagagacacacagagacagcaaaGACAGAGGTACAGTACACAGAGCCCTCTAGCATAATACCAGCCAATCAGAGCCAGGTTTCTCCAGAGTTGACATCCACTACTGAGCCTGCGGAGGAGAGGGACTCATCAGAACAGAAGCTTCCTGAAAAACCCCAGAGTCCAGTCACCATCCATCCAGGTCAGGAGACCCAGAAAGtcagagagagtgaaggagagaaagCCTCAACTGACATCCTTCCACCATTACATCAGAGGGAATCACTGACAGGTGACTTCCCTCACATACCTGACAACCCGAAGTCACAAAGTCAGAGTGAGTCTCCCCCTCCTGCAGACTCAAAGGCTGACTCTGGCAACTCGGTGTCCACACAAATTGATGTCTCGTCCCAAAGGACTACGCCCTGTGATGGACCGTGGGCAACCCCTTCCGGAGACTTCCGGCTCTGCAAATCCTCCAGCTCCCGAAGGCTCACCCGCAGGCTCTCTGAGGATCTCTTCACTAACCCCAACCAATCACAACCCACCTTCACACAATCCAATCAATCAAATATAGGCTTCATTCAGTCCAATCAACCACAACCCACATCTCCCATTCAGGTACCAAAGCACCCAGAATCACCCAAACGAGTGACAGGGAGCAACCCGGACACTGTCCCACCTCAGACTGGGCCTACCGACACCCCCAGGCTATTTGGTCTCTTCCGCAGGCTCAAAGGGGAGCAACCAAGGCCGGACAAGGAGAAAGGGGAGCACAAAGTCCCCATTCCTCAAATCCTGATCCAGGACTTCAGTGATGGGACGGGTGAGGGGAGCACGGtcagaggggaggaagaggagaacctgagctccagagagaggaggaggagacggagggagcaggagaggagggagaaagaggaggacaagttacagaagaagagggagaaggagttagagaaagagagaaagagggagaggaggaagccTCAGACGAGGGGGAAGAGTTTTCAGGTGCTACACAGCAGTGTTCCCCTTCCTGGAAACAGTGGCTCACAGACATTTGGTTCCAAAAGAAACTCAACTCCATCTATGGAGACATACTTTTAA
- the rad9a gene encoding cell cycle checkpoint control protein RAD9A isoform X1, whose protein sequence is MDCVVTGGNVKVLAKAIHSLSRIGDELYLEPQEDGLALRSVNSSRSAYACFLFSPLFFSRYTIPLGHAFRCKMAIKCVQAVFRSLSSLEKTVEKCHIELDGETSRLTFTLHCKHGLLKTHNLSFQDSESLQAVFDKESCANMLRAQPRLLVDTVLHFPPSLEEVSVSVSGERVWFRNHVDDEAEQSKAMLTELCLSSDEFDHFAVGAQTSITFCLKELRGLLVFAESTGLPVSMYFDEPGSPVVLSVTDSVLEVNFVLATLSDDSNLCNHNNNTKRARSPPPPDDFMTDDIDSYLIAMETSELAGPSDALAPRSPSSNHTLTTQPSAAMRSLERGEEEEEDTEDTERPPNKKFRSLFFGSVCPSDSQLTNQTIKSQEVLASDSEDDTQASLP, encoded by the exons ATGGACTGTGTTGTGACAGGGGGCAACGTGAAAG tgctGGCCAAGGCCATCCACTCTCTGTCCAGGATAGGTGATGAGTTGTACCTGGAGCCACAGGAGGATGGG CTGGCTCTGCGTTCAGTGAACTCATCCCGCTCAGCCTACGCGTGCTTCCTTTTCTCCCCACTCTTCTTCAGCAG GTACACCATTCCCTTAGGACATGCTTTTCGCTGCAAGATGGCTATCAAG tgtgtaCAGGCTGTGTTCAGGTCCCTGTCGTCTCTggagaagacagtagagaagtgTCACATTGAACTGGATGGAGAGACGAGTCGTCTCACCTTCACCCTGCACTGCAAACATG GGCTGCTGAAGACACACAACCTGTCATTCCAGGACAGTGAGAGTCTGCAGGCCGTGTTTGATAAAGAGAGCTGTGCCAACATGCTTCGCGCCCAGCCCAG GTTGCTGGTTGACACGGTGCTGcacttccctccctctctggaagaggtgagtgtgtcagtgagtggagaaCGAGTGTGGTTCAGGAACCATGTAGATGACGAGGCAG agCAATCCAAAGCCATGCTGACTGAACTGTGTTTGAGTTCTGATGAGTTTGACCACTTTGCTGTCGGAGCTCAGACCAGCATCACATTCTGCCTAAAGGAGCTGAGG GGCTTGCTGGTGTTTGCAGAATCCACAGGTCTCCCAGTCTCAATGTATTTTGATGAGCCAGGCAG TCCTGTGGTGTTAAGTGTAACAGACAGTGTTCTGGAGGTGAACTTCGTGCTTGCCACTCTGTCTGATGACTCCAACCTCTGTAACCATAACAATAACACAAAACG AGCTCGTTCGCCGCCACCTCCTGACGACTTTATGACTGACGACATTGACTCTTATCTCATCGCCATGGAGACCAGTGAATTAGCGGGTCCCTCCGATGCCCTTGCGCCCCGGTCCCCCTCGTCCAATCACACGCTTACAACTCAGCCATCTGCAGCCATGCGCAgtctagagagaggagaggaggaggaggaagataccGAGGACACTGAAAGACCTCCAAATAAAAAG TTCCGCTCGCTCTTTTTCGGGTCAGTCTGTCCCTCTGATTCTCAACTGACCAATCAGACGATCAAGAGCCAGGAAGTGCTGGCCAGTGACAGCGAGGACGACACCCAAGCATCATTGCCGTGA
- the ran gene encoding GTP-binding nuclear protein Ran, whose amino-acid sequence MAEGEPQVQFKLVLVGDGGTGKTTFVKRHLTGEFEKKYVATLGVEVHPLVFHTNRGAIKYNVWDTAGQEKFGGLRDGYYIQAQCAIIMFDVTSRVTYKNVPNWHRDLVRVCENIPIVLCGNKVDIKDRKVKAKSIVFHRKKNLQYYDISAKSNYNFEKPFLWLARKLIGDPNLEFVAMPALAPPEILMDPSLAAQYEHDLKVASETALPDEDDDL is encoded by the exons ATGGCAGAAGGCGAGCCACAGGTCCAGTTCAAG cTTGTGTTGGTTGGCGATGGAGGAACGGGAAAGACCACTTTCGTCAAAAGACATTTGACGGGAGAGTTTGAGAAGAAATATGTTG CCACTCTGGGAGTGGAGGTGCACCCGCTGGTCTTCCACACTAACAGAGGGGCCATCAAATACAACGTGTGGGACACAGCCGGGCAGGAGAAGTTTGGAGGGCTCCGAGACGGCTACTACATCCAAG CACAGTGTGCGATCATCATGTTTGACGTCACGTCTCGAGTCACCTACAAGAACGTACCCAACTGGCATCGTGACCTGGTGCGTGTCTGTGAGAACATTCCCATAGTCCTCTGCGGCAACAAGGTGGACATCAAAGACCGGAAAGTCAAAGCCAAGAGCATCGTATTCCATCGCAAGAAGAACCTCCAG tACTATGACATCTCTGCTAAGAGTAATTACAACTTTGAGAAGCCCTTCCTGTGGCTAGCACGGAAGCTGATTGGAGACCCCAACCTGGAATTTGTGGCCATGCCCGCCCTCGCCCCCCCAGAGATCCTCATGGACCCCTCCCTCGCTGCGCAGTACGAGCACGACCTCAAA GTTGCATCAGAAACAGCGCTCCCAGATGAAGATGATGACCTTTAA
- the rad9a gene encoding cell cycle checkpoint control protein RAD9A isoform X2 yields MLAKAIHSLSRIGDELYLEPQEDGLALRSVNSSRSAYACFLFSPLFFSRYTIPLGHAFRCKMAIKCVQAVFRSLSSLEKTVEKCHIELDGETSRLTFTLHCKHGLLKTHNLSFQDSESLQAVFDKESCANMLRAQPRLLVDTVLHFPPSLEEVSVSVSGERVWFRNHVDDEAEQSKAMLTELCLSSDEFDHFAVGAQTSITFCLKELRGLLVFAESTGLPVSMYFDEPGSPVVLSVTDSVLEVNFVLATLSDDSNLCNHNNNTKRARSPPPPDDFMTDDIDSYLIAMETSELAGPSDALAPRSPSSNHTLTTQPSAAMRSLERGEEEEEDTEDTERPPNKKFRSLFFGSVCPSDSQLTNQTIKSQEVLASDSEDDTQASLP; encoded by the exons A tgctGGCCAAGGCCATCCACTCTCTGTCCAGGATAGGTGATGAGTTGTACCTGGAGCCACAGGAGGATGGG CTGGCTCTGCGTTCAGTGAACTCATCCCGCTCAGCCTACGCGTGCTTCCTTTTCTCCCCACTCTTCTTCAGCAG GTACACCATTCCCTTAGGACATGCTTTTCGCTGCAAGATGGCTATCAAG tgtgtaCAGGCTGTGTTCAGGTCCCTGTCGTCTCTggagaagacagtagagaagtgTCACATTGAACTGGATGGAGAGACGAGTCGTCTCACCTTCACCCTGCACTGCAAACATG GGCTGCTGAAGACACACAACCTGTCATTCCAGGACAGTGAGAGTCTGCAGGCCGTGTTTGATAAAGAGAGCTGTGCCAACATGCTTCGCGCCCAGCCCAG GTTGCTGGTTGACACGGTGCTGcacttccctccctctctggaagaggtgagtgtgtcagtgagtggagaaCGAGTGTGGTTCAGGAACCATGTAGATGACGAGGCAG agCAATCCAAAGCCATGCTGACTGAACTGTGTTTGAGTTCTGATGAGTTTGACCACTTTGCTGTCGGAGCTCAGACCAGCATCACATTCTGCCTAAAGGAGCTGAGG GGCTTGCTGGTGTTTGCAGAATCCACAGGTCTCCCAGTCTCAATGTATTTTGATGAGCCAGGCAG TCCTGTGGTGTTAAGTGTAACAGACAGTGTTCTGGAGGTGAACTTCGTGCTTGCCACTCTGTCTGATGACTCCAACCTCTGTAACCATAACAATAACACAAAACG AGCTCGTTCGCCGCCACCTCCTGACGACTTTATGACTGACGACATTGACTCTTATCTCATCGCCATGGAGACCAGTGAATTAGCGGGTCCCTCCGATGCCCTTGCGCCCCGGTCCCCCTCGTCCAATCACACGCTTACAACTCAGCCATCTGCAGCCATGCGCAgtctagagagaggagaggaggaggaggaagataccGAGGACACTGAAAGACCTCCAAATAAAAAG TTCCGCTCGCTCTTTTTCGGGTCAGTCTGTCCCTCTGATTCTCAACTGACCAATCAGACGATCAAGAGCCAGGAAGTGCTGGCCAGTGACAGCGAGGACGACACCCAAGCATCATTGCCGTGA